From Hermetia illucens chromosome 6, iHerIll2.2.curated.20191125, whole genome shotgun sequence, one genomic window encodes:
- the LOC119658608 gene encoding uncharacterized protein LOC119658608 → MPPNGEFTELAKEIRKLADILLANKKKGCISDSADDPPENPKPQILDHESSLMEEIVNAAADFKNEYENTTSSVPDLSPGRIEEDTNENGEDRNTNEPSKNESTTEIVMHLQAAGEFPSSFSYGFPFKEINSDKKLTVPAEVPSELRKPRFPRVDAAQPSENSPQAEWRMTHALYDRITEVIGTFTDKHLKDTISSADTRPASYLEKNKKSGDDTSDYKNPSAIESLLSLVAESMSDNEKAQQVNASLRHLYARDIVFRQNLNLVLRLGYGSAETPASSVRSFEQISRAMECIRVVEAMYSPINVPVIESLRKAILDKLLHYFMKSPEKLRCVVCLPKRRTK, encoded by the exons ATGCCACCTAACGGCGAATTTACTGAACTTGCCAAAGAAATCCGGAAACTGGCAGATATTTTACTggctaataaaaaaaaaggctgCATTTCTGATAGCGCCGATGATCCTCCAGAAAATCCAAAACCCCAAATATTAGACCATGAAAGTTCTCTAATGGAAGAAATTGTGAACGCCGCTGCTGATTTTAAGAACGAATATGAAAACACGACATCATCAGTCCCTGATTTATCGCCAGGCAGAATAGAGGAAGATACAAACGAAAATGGAGAGGATAGAAATACAAATGAGCCGTCAAAAAATGAGTCAACCACAGAAATCGTCATGCATTTGCAAGCTGCAGGTGAATTCCCCTCCTCCTTTTCATATGGATTCCCCTTCAAAGAAATAAATTCAGATAAGAAATTAACTGTACCAGCTGAAGTACCTTCGGAATTACGTAAGCCTCGCTTTCCCAGAGTTGATGCCGCCCAACCCTCTGAGAATTCACCTCAAGCCGAGTGGAGAATGACTCATGCGCTTTACGATCGTATTACAGAAGTTATAGGAACTTTCACTGACAAACATTTAAAAGATACCATTTCCAGTGCTGACACTCGTCCTGCTTCGTATTTAGAAAAGAACAAAAAGTCCGGTGATGATACCTCTGACTATAAAAATCCCAGTGCTATCGAAAGTCTGCTTTCACTAGTAGCAGAGTCAATGTCGGACAATGAAAAGGCGCAACAAGTTAATGCCTCTTTAAGGCATCTTTATGCTCGGGATATAGTTTTCCGGCAGAATTTGAATCTGGTTTTGCGACTAGGGTATGGTTCCGCTGAGACACCTGCAAGTTCAGTGCGTTCTTTTGAACAAATTTCGCGAGCCATGGAATGTATTCGAGTTGTGGAAGCTATGTATTCTCCCATCAATGTCCCC GTAATCGAATCCTTACGGAAAGCGATCCTTGATAAATTGTTACATTATTTCATGAAGTCGCCGGAGAAATTGCGCTGTGTTGTTTGCCTTCCAAAACGTCGAACGAAATAA